Genomic window (Aquimarina sp. BL5):
TATAATTTTATTAAATTTTTATAATTCATATGCTCAAGAAGAATCTTTTTCTTGAGCATATGTTTTTTAATTCCAATTCTAATAGAATGATAAAAAAATTAATTTATGTAAGTGTTCTCAGTTTCATTTTTTTAATTACCGGTTGTAGATCAAAAACTACAGAACGTATCGATATAACGAATAAACTATTAGGAAAAGACAAACATTTAGAAGTCCAAAAAACGAATAGGAATACCACCCATATAGGTGTTATAACGAATTCTAATTATGGGACAACTCATAGTTATAGTTATAAATTTACAGTGAATAATGGAGATATAGATTGGGATGGAGGCACTGCGGAACCTAAACATCTTCTTTTTTGTAAAGATTCTGTTTATATTCATTATCTCAAAGAAAAATACATTTCGGTAAAATCTAAAGATTCAATTGGTAATATAGTTGAAAAAGATGGTTATTATGCCGTTCAGGATGTATTTGAAGTCTATATCGATAAGCGTTATTTTTTTAAATTCTTTGGAGATGATTATTGGGTAGAGGTCTCATCTGAAAAATATAACCTTCAAAAAGAATCTTGTACTGAATATAACATCCCAAATGACAATGAGTTATCACTACCTAGTATTATAATAGATTAATAATTCTTTGGTTTTTTTAAACCAAAGAACGGATGTAATATTGGAATCTTTAGAATAATCCAATGATAGATCATCCAGCTACCGCCAAAAGTGCCTAGAACTAGTATGATAAATTTTGATAACAACCCCCAATCAAGGTGCATGATGTAATATCCAATGATTATAGTGATCGTTTGATGTAAAATATAAAAAGGATAGACAGCTCTATTGCAATAGGCAAGTAGATTACTTTTTGTGTTTAAAAATTTAGCTCCATATCCTAAAATAACCAAAATCCAAGACCATAGATTAGTTACTTTTATAAATGCTTCGATGCAATGAATAAGAAGGCTATCTTGGCCTTGTATCCATATAAAAAGCTGAATAGAAAAAGTAGCAATCCCTATCATAAGAGCTTTGGACTTTATAAGATTAAGACTTTTCCAGAATACCTTACCTGAAGCGATAAGTATAAAACCAAATAGAAAGAAGGCTAAAGAGTTTATAAAATTAAACCAATCATCAATCAACGCATGCGTAATATCAAAAAAGGGTTCTATTAATACTTCGAAAAAGTATAATGGTATAATAAATAGATATAATCCATACGGTTTTTGAAGCTGTTGTTGTATCCAAATAGTAAGTTTTGGAGCACCTCTTTTAATTTTTATAAATAGAGGAGAAAGAATAATAGAAAATATTAAGAGATAAGGCAAAAACCATAAGTGATGCCAGCTAATGTTTCCTTCTGGGTATACTCCTGTAAAGGCTTCAGTTGTTAAATACTCAACATAAGATCCGCTGAATTGATTAGTGACTAATCTTTCAAAATAAACCTGCGGGGGGACAATGAATAACATTCCAAATAATAAAGGAATCAATAGTCTTTTAATTCGTTCCATATTAAACTGCCAAAGATTTCGATAAGACAGGGCATAAAATGTACCCATACCCGAGATGACAAACAGAACTGGTAAACGCCATTGGTTTAAAAAGAGCATTGGCCAACGAATCCAATCGTAAATTACGTTGTTTTTAATATGCCATCCCCAAGGAACGAAAAACATTCCTACGTGATAAAAAATAAGTAATCCAAATACAATAACACGTAGCCAATCTAAATCGTAACGACGAATCTTTTTATCCATAACTTTTGAAAAATTTGTTTCCTCAAAAGTGGAATATTTCTCTTCTAATTGGATAGGAAATGAATCAAATTATGTGTAGAATTATAATTTTGGACGTTTTCTAATAGGTATTAGTCAGTTTTTTGAAGTGTGACAAATGCTTTGGGAGATATTGCTACATGTTTTTTGAATGCATTGTAAAATGCTGATTTTGATTTAAATCCTACAGAGTTTCCAATCGCTTCGATGGTAAGGTGACTATATTCCGAATCTATTAAACGACTTTTAGATGCTTCAATCCTATATTGATTGATAAAATCATTAAAATTAAGATCAGTGTATGTATTAATTACCTGAGAGATATAATTGGAGCTTGAGTTTAACTCTTCGGCCAAACTTTTTAAGGAAGCAGAACTCAGTAGATAAAAATTGTTCTTCTCCACAAATTGCTTGATATCATTAATTGAAATTTCCTGACTCTTAAATTTTGAAGTTTCGTATTTATCCGCAATCCAGGAATTTTCAAAAAAACGAGATTCTGATAATAATATGACACAAGTAATACCAACTATGATCGTATTAAAAATGAATATAAAATGATCTCCACCGTCATCTTCAAAATTTATATACACGATAAATATGAGCAAGAAAAAAGCAAGAAGTCCAAGAGAGGTATTTTTGGAGAAATCGAATTTATTAATCCTTGTGTTTTCTGCGCTTAAGATTTTCTTTTTAGTTCTGTTTATTAGAATAAGACGCATTGATAAAATGATGTAAAAAACAAAACTTGCTAAAATCAACCATCTAAATTCATCTTTAATCCATAAGTAACTATAATCAGTGTCTTTAGGAATTATCACTTTTTCTATATCATCATAATAAGCCCCTAAGTAAGCATTAACTTTAATAGATATTGGTTGAAGATAATATTGTATTTGGGATAAGAAATATAAAACAGATGGTACTAAATGAATCCAATGTTTTTTTAAAGTGATTGATTTTCGTGTAAGTAGCGTATATACAAAAAGGTATATTGATGGAGCCAGCAGTAGTACTAATGGTTCTGTACTATCATTAAAATGAGGTATATATTTTATTAGACCTGTATAGCATAAGAAAACATCTGTAGCAATGATAGATTGGATTAATAATGACCAACCATAGATTCTGAAGGCATTATTTTTATTAGAAGTACGAAGTAAGAGAACAAAGCTTACTAACAATCCGATAAAAATACCCAGACTAATAAAATAGGAGACAAAATCGTGTCTTATCGGAATTTGTTCTAGTACTTGATTAATGTTTCCCATACGAATACAATATTAATCAGTAATAAAATCGGTCAATTTTTGAGGCCCTTCCAGAGGTACTCTAATAATTTTGAGAGTTCCATCTTCTGTAGTAGCGATTTGCCATTTGATTAAAGTAATATTTCCATTTTCGATTTCAATTCCGGTGATAGATCTTGGATGGACACAGCTTCCATCATTAAATAGTGCTAATTCGCCTGCTTCGGGAAAACGAGGACGATGAGTGTGACCTATAATAGTAAACTGGTTTCTATGATTAGCAATCCATTTTTTCATACGTCTTTCTACCTTAATCATTTCTGTATAATTCTTTGCAGGGCTTGTTGGATCTGATATTCCTATAACTTGTAGTGACCTCCATAAGAAACGTACTAGAAACCTATTAATTCTCCATCCTACATAATTCATGAAGTCTACCTGATGCCCGTGTAGTAAGAAAATTTCTTGTTGAGTGTCCTTGTGCTTTAGAATAATTGCTTCGTGATATTCGATACCTGGAAATAAAGGGACATCCTTTCCTAATTTAGGATCAAAGTAAAAAGACAACTGTTTTTTTACATGTTTTGGATCACGATAGACCATGTCGTGATTTCCCCAAATCATTGCTAGTCTGTCTTCAGCATGTAATTTTTGAAGTAAACCATAAACATTTTTGTGAGCTCTGAGAATAATTTCAAAATGTAAATTTTCCCATAACTCATCTCCATCTCCTAATTCACAATAGGTAAAACCTTCATTATAATAATGTGTCAATGCGTGGAAGTAAATATTTCTATTATTCGCAAAATCATCTGCAAAACTATTATCACCTCTATGGCAATCACTAAATAAGATAAACTTAGAACTGTCATCAAAAGAAATGATTTTTGCATTCTTATAAGCGCGATCCAGACGGGATTGGGATGACATATAAAGTACTTTTTGTATAAATATACAATACTATATGTTTTTTTGTAGATACTATTTAATAAATATTAATGATGGCTTAGTATCTGTTTTTTTTGTAAATGAAAATTACTTAAAATCATCAGGAAAGCAACTATATATAGCCACCAAGTCTGACTATAGTTAAGATAATAGGCGATCAGTAGAATAGAAAGCCCAGAAGTGTATAGTAAAATATTAATCCAGGATTTGTTTTTATAATGCTTCCACATGAGTATCATACTACCCAAAAGAAATGTTGTAAGAATAATATATTTCCATTTAGAGTTGTATTCCAGTTGCCCGAATCCTATAAAACTAAAAAAGGAAGCATAAGCTGCCCAACAGAAGGCACATTTTGGGAATAGAAAAAACACAACAGCAGATAGTATGTTCAGAGCGCTCATTTTCTTTGTGTGATTACCGACTTGCTTTATTGAACCTTTGGTAGCACAAGAACAGGAGTTTTTGTTTGAAGTATACATTTGCTGTTGTGTTTTTAGAATTAAACTTGATTATGGGCAAAAAGAAGTGTTAAAATGATATATTATTTAAAGTAATCAGGGAGAAGTGAATACAATGTTTTGTAAAAACCTCTCTCTGATTATGATAACATTGACTAATTAGACGGTTTTTTAGGCTTTCCTTTTTCCCATTGTGCTTTGCCAAGCAGCCAACTAAAATCCCCACTTAACTGGTCTCCTGATATTGCTTTTCCATTTTTATACTCATAGATTCCAGCACTAGAGTGGCATCCCATGCAGCTTTCCGTACCAAAAATGGTAATATCACTTACGGGATTTGCTTCCATAAGATTAGCAGCTGATTGATTTCCTGTTTGGAAAAAAGTCTCCATGGTGATATTGGTTAGTAACGCCAGATTAGGATTGCCACCAGGTTTGTTGACTACAGATTCTGGCACTTTATATCCAGCTTCTGTATGATTTCCTGGAAGAGCGTTTTGATCTAAAGGATATTGAGTATCGATTAGTTGGTAATATTGCCAAACACTTTTTTGTTGTTTAAAATAGGTTTGCATCTTTTCGTTTACTCGCTTTACTCGTACAGGAATATCAACCATACGTTTAGCTTGAGTCTTCATAGTATCGCTTTTGGCATAGTACATATCTGTATTACTACTAGATATAGTCCAAAAATCTCCGTGTGCTCCTTTATTATGAGTATAGGTCGTCCCACCGTTTGTTACATCCAAATTTACTGGACATATCTCACAATTTGGGTCTGTAAGTGAAGGAGAGATTACAGTTGTTTTTTCATCTTTTTCGATTACGTTTTGGTCTAGGTTATCAATATGCTCGAATGTAGACCAAACCCATTGCTTTCCGGTTGGAGTTTTTTGACTGATATGAAAACCAATCATTCCTAAATCTTTTTTAACTAAAGTAGAATCAGGACTGATGATATATCCTTCTTCCCTGTAGTATCTTTCTTTATGATCTTTATCCGTAAGTATTTTCCAGGCAAATTTGATTTCTATTGCTCCCAGCTTACTCTTTTTATAATCTCCTTTTGGAAAGTTGGCAATACCACTTTCAGAAAACTTGGTCTGTCCGTTTTTATTATACAACTTGTTTGTAACGATATAATCAAACTCTTCTTTATTCATTAATACTTCGTATACTACGACACTTCCGTTTTGATCAAATAGTTTTCCTGCAAACGCTTGGTTTACTTCATCAGCTATATCAAAGTTTTTAGGGGTTGTAGGTGTAGCAGAAGAGAGAACTATTCTAGAATTGGTGTCATTTATAGCGTTTTCGGATAAATTCAATCCAGATGCTGTTCTCGGACTTCCCCAAGGAGCAGGCGTTTTTCCATCCTTGCGATATACCTGGAAAGCTTCTTTCCAACCTAACCAGGTAGGCTCTCCTTTATCTGTAAATTTCTCCGCTGGTTTTCCTTTTTTATCTCTAGGCCACATAATTGCTATAAATGCTTGCCAGCTATATTCATTGAACTTTTCATTAAGCTTGAATATATTCTTTTTGTCTTTTAATTTTTTTTGAATCACTGGATTTACGTCTACAGGAATGTCTGCAGAAAACTTAACAGGAGCAGGAATTTTTTTATAATCATTCTCATTTATAGTTATTGCTGCTTTATCATTATTCCCTTCTATCGTTACCTTATCATCACAAGAAAATAGTAGTAATGAAATACATAAAATCAATACGAGTTGATTCAAATTTGAATAGAAAAATTGTAGTGTGTGTTTCATAGTATAAAAAAATTTAAGGTTATTAGTGATAATTTTGATGAGCATGTCTTCTTTTCCAAAAAAGCGATGTAGTATATCGATCTTCTTGAGCATAGTATTCTTGTCTCTTTTTCAGATATGCTTTATAATCTTGAGTAATGATTTGCTGATATTTTTGTAATCCGAATCGATCCCCTTTTAGATCATCTAGGGTAGCATAAGCTGCAAACTGACTCATGGTTAATGATTTAAAAATCCCTAAGGATGAAATAGGGTCATAACACGAAGCTGCATCACCTACTGCAAGCCAAGAATCACCAGTAACAGCGCTAAGATATTGCGTATGAGCTGCTGTTACCTGAGGCTGTGAGAGGTATGCAGTATCTTTTATTCTGTTGTTAGTGTGTTTGGTATTGTGTAAAAGATTATTAAAAGCTTCTCTTTTCCGAAGTTGTAATCGGTTTGCAATATCAGCATCTGTCATATAGCCAACTACGATAGTTTTATTAGGTAATGTAGCGCTATACCACCATCCATTTTGATCGGTTTCTACACAGGTGCCGCTACCTATTCCAGAATGATCCTTATGCTCATCTTTTGTATTATAAATACAATAAACCCCAACCATCTGGTCCTTCTTAATCTTAGTAGATTTCTGGAGACTAGAGAATGCAGCTTTTTTGCCAGTGGCATCTATTACAAAATTGGATTTTAAAGTTATGTTGTCTTGTTTGGAATTAGTTTCCAAAATCCAATGTTTAGATTTCTTCTTTGATGCTGTAATACTAGTTTCAAAATAGAAGAGAATATCTCTTTTTTGCGCTTCTTTAATCATAAATTGATCAAAAGCGATTCGATCCAAATGCCATCCGTATCCATAAGGAGAGTACATATACTCATTATGATATAGTTCAGAGGATCCCCAAGCAGCTGAGGTTCCATAGGCAGTTACAAAATTACACTCTAGAAAAGAACTCCAAATCCCCAATTTTTGCAATTGCTGAGAGGCATGCGGAGGTAATGTTTCTCCTATTCGATATATACAAGCGTTATTAGGGTTGAAAGATGGTTTGCGTTCCATAATGGCAATACGAAGTTCAGGAGCTTCATTTTTTAAAGCAATTGCAGTAGCACATCCTGCTACACCGCCACCTATCACAACGACATCATATGTATATGGATTGTTCTTCATTAGCTAGGATCTTGTTTTACGGCGATCCATTGTGCAACTACACCAGCAGGAGCAGTAGATTTTCCATTAGGACCCGTTGGATGTGGAATGGCTCTTACGATAGATCCAACGATAGCAGGACGTTGATCAATGCCGTTCATCCAATTAGGGACATAATATCCTAAATAGTTATAAATCCACTCTGCGCCTCCTGCAATTCCTTTTCCTTGAAATTGTAATGTAAAAGGATTTCCATATCCAATAGAACCGCTTAGTTTTAGTTCCCATCCTGGACCATATATCAAACCATCCAGAGTTTGCATAGGAGCTTCGTTTATTTTTATGTTTCCTCTTCCAAATTCTAATGAATCAAAATCTGCATCTAAGTCAGGATTGCTTAGAAAACTTCTATAAGTCCATATCCCGGTGAGGATTTCAGGAACTGAATTAGTTGATGTGTTCATAATGATTTAATTGTTGTTATTTTCTTTGTTTGACTCTCCAAAACTTTGCCCTAATACACGATCTCCAGGTTTTACAGGATCACCAAGTGCGTCATTATTTCGCTCTATTTGATAAAATTGCCTTGTAATTCCTGTTCCTTCAGCAATTAAAAATCCAAGGTCTTTCCATGCTTGAACCATTTGTAAATCACCAGCTTTATTATTAGGAATTCCTGATGCCCAATATACTTGCGATCCGTTTAAAGATTCTGGAACCACGATAGGTCTGTGAGCCGGCCACCAAGGAATGTTATATGCTATTTGCTGTTCTACCGGATCACCAGTTGACTCGGGATAAATATTGTTCCATTTTTCATAAGTGATATTTATATTTTGAAACGTACATTCATGAAAATCTGCTTGCCAAGGGATACCTATATATTTAGTAAGATCTCCAGGTTCTAAACCTTCTGCTAGATTAGGAGCAGTACTACCATCTGTATTAGCAATCGGTTTTGGAATACTTAATCCTCCAGCGATATAGGTGGCGTGTTTAATTCTATATGGTTCACTATAGATAGCAGGATTGTTAACAATCCACGAAAGTTCTCCTCCAGGACAAAACGCACCTCCTAGTACATTACTCAATACACCTCTGTCAATACCGATGCCTGTTGTAGGAGGATGTACCCATGGATTGGTACATTTCTTATTGCTCTCTCCCCATTCAGTGCATTCATTCACAAATTTTCCGTTTGCCCATTGTTTTAAAAAGAACAACTGTGTTTCTGTCATAGAAAGAAACTTCTCTGGAGCCGTATTACTAAGCGGATTATTACCGCAGAGCATAGGCATTAAACGTGGTTTGTTAGACGTAGAGTTATAGTTTCCTTCTACTTCATAGTCATTAAGTTGGTTTGTTTGTCTCATAATTCCAAGTACAAATTGCCTTAATCTGTAGTAGGGATCTTCTCCATTTTCGGGAGGTATCGAAAGCGTATCATAGTTTAAATTTCCACCAGTTCCTCGATTATGAGGATCACCACCACCAAAAAAGTCAAAAACAAAGGTGTATTTAAAGTCATCAGGCCTGCGCAATTGCGGCCATAACTCTTTATAAAATTTTGGATAATAATCGGGATTGTATCGTGCTTCATTTCTCCATATATCGAACTCTTCTTGAGTTTTAGGACTGTTGTTTTCTTTTGTAAAAGGAGGTACACCAAACACTTGTGGGTCATATGCCATTTTACGAACAAAAAGATCATACATCTTTTCATCCATAGTGATCATGTCTTCCATTTCTGGAACGTATCTTGGATATCCTACTACAACCCAAGCAGGAACTTGTACGTCCATTGTTCCTTTAGTTTTAGTTTTTATTTCTTTATCGCCATCATAGGTAATATCCGTAAATGTATATTCGATTTTAGCGGTAACAGGGCCATCAGAGATATCATCAAACCAACCGTCATTATTTACAAAACTTTCAATGACAGGGGTTGTAGTAGATCCTGAATTACCATTTCCTCCCAACACAATTAGTCGGATGTTTTTTTCCTGTTCATTAACCATTAGACTACCCAATGTTTCAATAGAATTCGGTTGTATGTCTGAAGGCGGAAAAGTTTGCGGATATGATACTTTTTTGTACTTACTTGTATCCATCTTCTTACTTTCCGAACCAAATTTGGCAAAAGCACCTTTGTTGTTTTTAAGGTTTACCGTAAGTGGCCCAGGATCAATAATAAGTTGTCTTCTTAAATCAGGTCGTGTTACTTCAGGATTACGAAGCGGATGACTAGGAGCATATCCATGTTCTCCATCAGTTTCCTGAAATTCATACCAGGAAGCTTTTTTATTTGCTAAATGTACAGTCCAATCAATATCAGTGACTTTTCCCTGGACCATTCTTGGTGCTGTTACTGCAGTTTGATATACAAAATTATAAGTGCCTCCAACTTTAATTTCTTCCCCTTCAGTATCTTCTTCGTTTTTGTAAGCAAATATTCTAAATCGAGCAGCTTGTTTCTTGATTTTAGATAAATCACTACTGTCTTTGAAAGAGCTTACTCTGATTGGATTTCCTTTTGAGTCTTTTTGTTCTCTTCCCATTTCATCACAAGCGATAGGCAATGTTCCAGGTTGCTCTGGAGTAAGATAAAAATCGTCATCAGTATTACCAAGTCTTGCAATTCCGATACTTGGGTGAATTTTAAAAGTAGTATATGTATTGTCCATTTGTGTTGCTTTAATTTAGTCCATGAAGTTTAAGGATACACCATCGATGTATACAGCGTTGTCTATCTGTTTTCCATCAATACCAAGAATCACTAGTTGTATCGTAATGTCTTTTGCGCCATTGTTCAAGATGCGTTGTACAGCATCTGTGGCATTAATTTTATAATTTCTGGGTTCATGGTGATGTAATTGTCTAAAGTCAAATTGTCTGGTTTTATCCAGAGGTAAATTACAATGTCCAGGGCCTCCATAACAACTTCCGTGAAACGTGGAGATTTCCTCCACAAAGTGATCGTTACCTTTTGTCGGAGTATCGATAGTAGCATCAGGAGCGTTTAAGAATACTCTGATATGTGCATTTTGTAGATTTCCTCGTTGAACTCTATGGATTTTGATTTCAGCTTTGCGGTGAGTGTCTAATGTATTTGTTGAAACTTTAGTAGGTGCACTATTAAATTTTACCAATCCTACTTTACTGGATACATCGTAAAACACAGAATCTCTCATATATGTATATCCTAACTTTTGGATATTTATAGTATCCTGAACAGTCATAGACCAAGGAGCTAAAACAGCATTCATTTCCTGAGGAGTTCCTGTATGTAATTCTTGCCATCGAGCCCATAATCTATCAACATTAGAATGATGTGCCCAAAACAAAGGGTCGAAGGCTGTAATTCTGTTGTCAGTCATCCACCCATAAACTGGATTTTCCTTGCTTTGTGGGTCAGCAGTAAGCTTTAGTTTTTGATATATTTTTTTCCACTCATCACTATTATCCGGATAACAAGGATTGGTACCACCAGAAAAATTATGCATACCATTGTGCACTTTTTCTAAAGCCCCATAATGATGGTCATAAGAAGGCCCTCCTCCAAAATCCCCAAAGTTATCCATGGATAGGAGCAAGTTTATATCATCTTTGGTTGGATATTGTGATAATGGACCCATAGATCCAGGCCATCGATTTGGAAACCATAAAGGATTGGTTTCTTTAAGGATATCATAGATAGCTCGGATTTTATCCGACCATACGGCTACATTATTGACATTAATGATTTCATAAGGAATTCCAGCAGCTTTTAAGAAACGCAGACCTGAATTATAAATCGTTCCTTTTTTTACAATTTTTTCTAAGGCTGAAATCTCTTTCTTAGTTAATATGGATTTCCCTTCTGAAGTTTTTTTGTCTTTGAGTTTGTCTAATCCTTTTTGAGTTAGATAACATCCATAAGCTTCTGGAAGGACACCCAGATCATATTCTTTGTTGTTAAAGGTATTCTTATTTTGATCTGCATAATCTGTCCAAGACCAATATGGCAATGCAATATTCTGATCATAATCCTGTAATTTTTGCTCAAAAAAGTATAAATATAATCTGTGCCAAGTGGTAAATTGTTCCCATCCGTGCTGACAAGAATCTGTATGTATTCTTGCCCAATAGTCAAAACTTCTTTCATCTTGCCAGAAGTCTGTATATTGAAACATACAGTTCAGTGCTTCTCTAAAGGTGTTCAATTCTTCAGGTGTAAGAGAACTTACCTCTTTTCTAATTGTAAGTCCTTTATTATCCTTGTGATCTTGATTGGTTTTATTAGTAGATACCTGATGAAGTAATTCTCCATTGGCCAGTGCCAGATGATTATTACTGGTAGAAGCTTGTAGCACTTTCGATGCGTTTTTTTGCTCTTCTTCTAAAGTTAATGGACAATCTGCATCGATCCAGTTAGTAATAGTTTGTATTTGGTCTGCAGAAGCTGTTGCAGATGCATCCCACAATAATTTTGGAAAAATACTACCATCAAAAGGATAGTGTCCTTTTAATCCTATAATAATTGCAGATTGGTCACTTCGTTTTTGAGATGGACTACTTCCGCCTCCACCGCCAGAACCTCCTGATGGCCAGCAATCGCCTATAGAAGTTGTTGTAGGTGGTTGTTGTACAGCAGATACCGCTGGCTGCATTGAAGCAGTGTCGGAAGAATTTTTTTGTGATCCACAACATCCTTCACTACTTGTAGTTGGTTGTTTGGCAGCAGTAGGAACCGAAGATATACCTTTTGATCCGCAACACCCATCAGATGTCTGATTAGAATTAGAACCATCTTTTGGAGCAATCAGTCGTTGTCCATATAAAGAGGCTGTCATAAAAGTTTTTGGATTTAACCAAAAAGCATGCAACCCTTGATAGCTGGGGATTGCTTTTCCTTGAAGTGTATTAAGAATTTCTTTTACCTGTTCATATTGAGATTTTCTTTTCTTTTTACCAGCCATAATTGTGTGTTATATTTTTAATTGACCCATGCTTCTCAAAGTTAGATATAGGAGGGAAAATTTGGTATAGGTATAAATACCTGTTTTCTCATTGATTGCCTGTTTTTAGGCCGTTAAATGTTTTTGTTAAAAAAATTACCTGCTTGTTTAGTGTTCTAAAAACAGGAGTTTATACGCTTTTTTTCTTTGAAAGAATGATAAAACTTTGAGGAAATCCCCGGCTTAGAATTCACAACTTTTAAATACTAAACAACATGTTTATTTTAACTTTTAAAGAAGTTTCAGATCATGATGATGTGGACATTGCGATTATTGGAGCAGGTATTTCTGGTCTGTATTGTGCATATCGATTGATTAATGATCCAACTTACTCAGGAAAAAATTGCGATATATGAACGTCTAAATTGAACTGGGGGTAGACTACAATCGGATTTGATTCCTATTCGTGGAAATCCATTCTCTTCTTTAAACAATAATCCTAATCAAACATTACAGGACGGAGTTGCGGCTAATCCTTGTGTTCAATATATTCAGTGGGGAGTTTATACCGAAAATCCTGTAGCAAAAGGTTCTGTAACCAATATTCCATTCGAAAAACAAAAGG
Coding sequences:
- a CDS encoding tyrosinase family protein — protein: MAGKKKRKSQYEQVKEILNTLQGKAIPSYQGLHAFWLNPKTFMTASLYGQRLIAPKDGSNSNQTSDGCCGSKGISSVPTAAKQPTTSSEGCCGSQKNSSDTASMQPAVSAVQQPPTTTSIGDCWPSGGSGGGGGSSPSQKRSDQSAIIIGLKGHYPFDGSIFPKLLWDASATASADQIQTITNWIDADCPLTLEEEQKNASKVLQASTSNNHLALANGELLHQVSTNKTNQDHKDNKGLTIRKEVSSLTPEELNTFREALNCMFQYTDFWQDERSFDYWARIHTDSCQHGWEQFTTWHRLYLYFFEQKLQDYDQNIALPYWSWTDYADQNKNTFNNKEYDLGVLPEAYGCYLTQKGLDKLKDKKTSEGKSILTKKEISALEKIVKKGTIYNSGLRFLKAAGIPYEIINVNNVAVWSDKIRAIYDILKETNPLWFPNRWPGSMGPLSQYPTKDDINLLLSMDNFGDFGGGPSYDHHYGALEKVHNGMHNFSGGTNPCYPDNSDEWKKIYQKLKLTADPQSKENPVYGWMTDNRITAFDPLFWAHHSNVDRLWARWQELHTGTPQEMNAVLAPWSMTVQDTINIQKLGYTYMRDSVFYDVSSKVGLVKFNSAPTKVSTNTLDTHRKAEIKIHRVQRGNLQNAHIRVFLNAPDATIDTPTKGNDHFVEEISTFHGSCYGGPGHCNLPLDKTRQFDFRQLHHHEPRNYKINATDAVQRILNNGAKDITIQLVILGIDGKQIDNAVYIDGVSLNFMD
- a CDS encoding NAD(P)-binding protein: MFILTFKEVSDHDDVDIAIIGAGISGLYCAYRLINDPTYSGKNCDI